The genomic segment CAGCAGGAGACAGCGGATACCGTCATTTAAACGGAAGCTCCAGACTCCTTCCTCTTATCCGCCTTGGCCCTCATCAGACGATTGACGGTTTCTCTGCGCAGCCCGATGAGCTGTCCAATTTCATCCTGCGTCAGCACATCGCTCAGCGTAGCAGGGGAAATATGCTCGTCGAACCATTGCTCCAGCTTGTGCAGCTTAGCGGCCGGGGCGGCTTGTGTCAGCTGGTCTATGCGCTGTTGCATCATGCGCAGCTTGTTTTGCAGCAGCAGCGCAATATCGCGGCATTTTTCCGGATGGTTCTCCAGCGTTTGGTACCACTCCTGCGAGGGCAGCACCTCAATGTCGCAGGTGACCAGCGCTACGGCTGTCCCATGATAGGCTTGCTGGGTAATGAGCGAATGATGGGGAATCGTTTCGCCAGCGGTTATAATATTCATGACGATGGGGCTGCCATCTTCATGAAGGCGAATAATTTTGAGCATGCCGCTATTGATTCGGTACAGCGGCCCAAGCTCCCCTTGGCGGAACAGTGTTTCTCCTTTATGAAGCAGCATTGCGGGCATCTTCCTTTCAGCGTTTATAATAGGTAAATTATAAGGGACATCCGTTATTTTTGAAAATGCAAGGAAACCGATTAGCGGAAGTAGAGGTCAATCAGCGCACACTGGTTGATCTTTTTTTTGCATTAAATTCATGTACTTGCTTGCCTTAACCAAAAAGCACCGTCCGTAGGCAGCCTCTCCGAGCTTAATATAAGCGGAGAGGCCGTATACGGACAGTGCTTAATAAGCAAATGAACGAGGCAGCGGCTAGGATAAATTTGTTCCCTGATGATATTCCAAGTAACTAAACATCTGCTGACGGGGCAGCAGTTGCGGCTGCTCCAACGCTGCTTACCGCCTCCTCCTTGATTCGCTTGCGCGTATTCCAATCAAAACGCCGGGCATTGCTCCAAAAATTATAATCTCCTGTATAATAGCCCTGCTCATCAACCGCCAGCTTTTTGCGGGCAATCATTTTAACGTACCCGATGACGCGGCTGAAGGTTGCGATGTCGTCGCTGCCGCAAACGGGGCAGGCATGGATGTTTTTTCCGTCCACGGCGACGATTGGCTGGCTGCATGCGAGGCAGCTGGTTAGTGTAGGCGTCAGCGTAATATATTGTATCGGTTTTTCGAAAATTTTCTTTAAATAATTCGCGATCCGCTCAGGCGGCAGCTTCGTTTCGAGGAAATGGTGCAAAATGCTGCCGGACGTCGCATAAGCTTGGAACTCCGCGCTATTTTCTACCTGCCGCAGGAAATCATCCTCGCTGAACGGGAGCATACAGCCCGAGGTCAAATAAACGTTGTCCCCAGTCCCCTGGACAAAAATGCTCCGGTTATGGTTTTTAGCCCATTTGACGTCGTGGCGGGCGAGCTTGATTGCGGCATTTTCACCTGGCGCATATTCAATGCCGCAGGCAACTTGGTCGCGGACGATAAAGTGATTAATCGTTTCCGTCATAAATTGCATAATGCGATGGGCCAGCAGCTTGCCGGCCTCATTGTTCATTCCCCCGTCATAGCCTATATTAATGAGCCCCTCATGCATGCCCGTAACGGCGAACACATTGAAATAATGGGCTAAATCGCGGTTTAAGGCGAAGAAGGTCGGATACAGCTCTTTATTTTGCTCAATCCACCGCCGCTTGGCCATATGGCCCTCCTGCATAATGTTCAGCAGCTCCTCTATTTTTGCCAGCAGCTCGCCTTCATGGCCGCCGTATTCCATGAGTACACGGTTCATGTTCAAGTTCAGCACCTGGACGGCACCCGTTGAGCCGGTGGAGCTGCCGAAAATGCCGCTGCCCAGCCGCGACAGCACGCTTAAATCAATTTGCAGCCGGCAGCACAAGCTGCGGCTAACCTCGGGGTCGCGAGGCTTAATATAAGGATTCAGGCGGCGATAATGCTCGTTTTCAAAAGG from the Paenibacillus sp. BIHB 4019 genome contains:
- a CDS encoding Crp/Fnr family transcriptional regulator, with translation MLLHKGETLFRQGELGPLYRINSGMLKIIRLHEDGSPIVMNIITAGETIPHHSLITQQAYHGTAVALVTCDIEVLPSQEWYQTLENHPEKCRDIALLLQNKLRMMQQRIDQLTQAAPAAKLHKLEQWFDEHISPATLSDVLTQDEIGQLIGLRRETVNRLMRAKADKRKESGASV
- the nrdD gene encoding anaerobic ribonucleoside-triphosphate reductase, giving the protein MFRQSVDIIRTFTSSSETKQADYLKRENSNFVYSLPLLRHNLNNFAEEQYLLEHILPFALTELYSDGIVYIHDKQLSPYCLSVGCKDIAANGIPTLAKNMMSSHPTKKLETLLRHFSNLVVLMSQQVSGAVMLSQMTTVSASYLYYEESVRGHTFTSEELQQLFQSLIWEMNMPLRGGSQSAFTNITLEFGKPSDEIKDDFVIIGGTPLDMRYKEIPASYFDRINAAVIAVMKQGTGNGIPFTFPLLTVPIDDHFDYSNPLFLNMLDGMYQWGGVYFENFRSQPFENEHYRRLNPYIKPRDPEVSRSLCCRLQIDLSVLSRLGSGIFGSSTGSTGAVQVLNLNMNRVLMEYGGHEGELLAKIEELLNIMQEGHMAKRRWIEQNKELYPTFFALNRDLAHYFNVFAVTGMHEGLINIGYDGGMNNEAGKLLAHRIMQFMTETINHFIVRDQVACGIEYAPGENAAIKLARHDVKWAKNHNRSIFVQGTGDNVYLTSGCMLPFSEDDFLRQVENSAEFQAYATSGSILHHFLETKLPPERIANYLKKIFEKPIQYITLTPTLTSCLACSQPIVAVDGKNIHACPVCGSDDIATFSRVIGYVKMIARKKLAVDEQGYYTGDYNFWSNARRFDWNTRKRIKEEAVSSVGAAATAAPSADV